A genomic segment from Parafrankia irregularis encodes:
- the ychF gene encoding redox-regulated ATPase YchF produces MGLSIGIVGLPNVGKSTLFNALTRNEVLAANYPFATIEPNVGVVGVPDSRLAKLGEMFSSARVVPATVSFVDIAGLVRGASEGQGLGNRFLANIRESDAVCQVVRVFSDPDVVHVEGNVDPASDIETINTELVLADLQTIGARLPKLEKEVRLDRSKQPLLAAMKAAQEVLDAGRPLSSEPSIDRAELRELFLLTAKPFLYVFNVDEDVLADPGRHKELADLVAPADAVILCAKVEAELIELPEEDATELLASLGQEESGLAQLARIGFHTLGLQTFLTAGPKESRAWTIKAGDTAPEAAGAIHSDFQRGFIKAEIVSYDDLMSAGSMAAARAAGRVRMEGKDYVMADGDIVDFRFNV; encoded by the coding sequence ATGGGTCTGTCGATCGGCATCGTCGGGCTGCCCAACGTGGGCAAGTCCACGCTGTTCAACGCCCTGACCCGTAACGAGGTCCTGGCGGCCAACTACCCGTTCGCGACGATCGAGCCCAATGTGGGTGTCGTCGGCGTCCCGGACTCGCGGCTCGCGAAGCTGGGCGAGATGTTCTCCAGCGCACGGGTCGTCCCCGCCACGGTGAGCTTCGTCGACATCGCCGGCCTGGTCAGGGGCGCGTCGGAGGGGCAGGGGCTGGGGAACCGCTTTCTGGCCAACATCCGCGAGTCGGACGCGGTCTGCCAGGTCGTCCGGGTCTTCTCGGATCCGGATGTGGTCCATGTCGAGGGGAACGTCGACCCGGCGTCCGACATCGAGACGATCAACACCGAGCTGGTGCTGGCCGACCTGCAGACGATCGGCGCCCGGCTGCCGAAGCTGGAGAAGGAAGTCCGCCTGGATCGCTCGAAGCAGCCACTGCTGGCGGCGATGAAGGCGGCCCAGGAGGTCCTCGACGCGGGCCGCCCGCTGTCGAGCGAGCCGTCGATCGACCGGGCCGAGCTGCGCGAGCTGTTCCTGCTGACGGCGAAGCCGTTCCTCTACGTCTTCAACGTCGACGAGGACGTCCTGGCCGACCCGGGCCGGCACAAGGAGCTCGCCGACCTGGTGGCCCCGGCCGACGCGGTGATCCTCTGCGCGAAGGTCGAGGCCGAGCTGATCGAGCTGCCCGAGGAGGACGCCACCGAGCTGCTGGCGTCGCTTGGGCAGGAGGAGAGCGGGCTGGCGCAGCTCGCCCGGATCGGCTTCCACACTCTCGGGCTGCAGACCTTCCTCACGGCCGGGCCGAAGGAGTCACGGGCCTGGACCATCAAGGCCGGTGACACGGCTCCGGAGGCCGCCGGCGCGATCCACAGCGACTTCCAGCGCGGTTTCATCAAGGCCGAGATCGTGTCCTATGACGACCTCATGTCCGCCGGCTCCATGGCCGCGGCCCGCGCCGCCGGCAGGGTCCGGATGGAGGGCAAGGACTACGTGATGGCCGACGGCGACATCGTCGACTTCCGCTTCAACGTCTGA
- a CDS encoding DUF6542 domain-containing protein, translating into MPDDGYPYNQRERVGSPPPATVVTGTRRGLSAFGAALLVIVVGAVGAIVDSLLFDNLRFVFGVLFVAACVLAVVRVHVDDLIGVVIMPPLAYAVITIIVGYVNPAAEGGSSGLKDRAINVGYEMILHAPVLLAAVILVAVLAALRGRRVQVARRERQRSLAQSAAARRRRPI; encoded by the coding sequence GTGCCGGATGACGGCTACCCGTACAACCAACGTGAACGGGTCGGATCACCACCTCCGGCCACGGTTGTCACCGGGACCCGCCGAGGTCTGTCCGCGTTCGGCGCGGCATTGCTCGTCATCGTCGTGGGCGCTGTCGGCGCGATCGTCGACTCGCTGCTCTTCGACAATCTTCGGTTCGTCTTCGGTGTCCTCTTCGTGGCCGCCTGCGTCCTGGCCGTGGTGCGAGTCCACGTCGACGACCTGATCGGCGTCGTCATCATGCCGCCACTCGCCTACGCGGTGATCACGATCATCGTCGGCTATGTCAACCCGGCCGCAGAAGGCGGGAGCAGCGGGCTGAAGGACCGGGCGATCAACGTCGGGTACGAGATGATCCTGCACGCTCCGGTCCTGCTCGCGGCAGTCATCCTTGTCGCCGTCCTCGCGGCCCTCCGCGGGCGGCGGGTGCAGGTGGCCCGGCGCGAGCGGCAGCGTTCCCTGGCCCAGTCCGCGGCGGCCCGCCGGCGCCGGCCTATCTGA
- a CDS encoding polysaccharide deacetylase family protein, giving the protein MSSSQSVTTIKHKEFKEDPERTETARSAPTNTRARGRGGPPNRPRPVPILRYDVAADPAGHAPRRSTVTPAVFARHRRMIQRARRHFMTVTEYCSALRSADAPPDAIVVTFDGDRAETFVAARELAERGHAATVFVTTSRLGAPGMLSEADIRRLHELGVEIGASGHSGRRLDGMHRSDVTAEITLSRRRLAAITGEEPRSFAYPRGGWDPPARQLVIAAGYSAACAVGEALSHPGDDPFALTRLTVGGGLTDHRVRAWLDGIGRTLPRTFLSGSRLRLVQPGLGVRVPTRVSGVYHPLFAPRAPRATQVPPVDRPGHPQR; this is encoded by the coding sequence GTGTCTTCCTCGCAATCCGTCACGACGATCAAGCACAAAGAATTCAAGGAAGACCCGGAGAGAACCGAGACGGCGCGTTCCGCGCCGACGAACACCCGGGCACGCGGACGAGGAGGCCCGCCCAACCGTCCGCGCCCGGTCCCGATCCTGCGCTACGACGTTGCCGCCGATCCGGCCGGGCACGCCCCGCGCAGATCGACCGTCACACCGGCGGTCTTCGCCCGCCACCGCCGCATGATCCAGCGAGCCCGTCGCCACTTCATGACCGTCACCGAGTACTGCTCGGCGCTCCGGTCGGCCGACGCTCCGCCCGACGCGATCGTCGTGACCTTCGACGGGGATCGGGCCGAGACGTTCGTGGCAGCCCGCGAGCTGGCCGAGCGGGGGCACGCGGCCACCGTCTTCGTGACCACGTCCCGGCTGGGGGCACCCGGCATGCTCAGCGAGGCCGACATCCGCCGTCTGCATGAGCTGGGTGTCGAGATCGGTGCGAGCGGTCACAGCGGGCGGCGCCTCGACGGCATGCACCGCTCGGACGTGACCGCGGAGATCACGTTGTCCCGGCGGAGGCTGGCCGCGATCACCGGCGAGGAACCGCGGTCCTTCGCCTATCCGCGCGGTGGGTGGGATCCCCCGGCTCGCCAGCTGGTCATCGCCGCCGGCTACAGCGCTGCCTGCGCTGTGGGCGAGGCGCTGTCCCATCCGGGCGACGATCCGTTCGCGCTCACCCGCCTGACCGTCGGCGGTGGGCTCACCGACCACCGGGTTCGTGCCTGGCTCGACGGCATCGGCCGCACGCTGCCTCGCACGTTCCTGTCCGGGTCGAGGCTGCGGCTCGTCCAGCCCGGGCTCGGGGTCCGCGTGCCGACCCGCGTCAGTGGCGTGTACCACCCCCTGTTCGCGCCACGCGCTCCCCGGGCAACGCAGGTTCCACCGGTTGACCGGCCCGGGCACCCGCAGCGGTGA